The DNA sequence CAGATCTCACCCATGGAGATGGAAACGCGCGCGTTCGTGACGCGCGTGTACGGATGGATGTCCGCCGGCCTGGCCCTCACCGGCGCGATCGCCTACGCCGTCGCGGGAAGCGAAGAGATGGTCCGCGCCATCGTCCTCAACCGAGCGATCTTCTGGGGGTTGATCATCCTGGAGCTGGCCCTGGTCTGGATCCTTTCCGCCGCGATCCAGAAGATGCCGGTGGCCCTGGCCAGCGGGATGTTCCTCGCCTATGCCGCCCTGAACGGGCTGACGCTCTCGGTCATCTTCTTGGTCTACACCAGCAGTTCCATCGCCTTGACCTTCTTCGTCACCGGCGGGACCTTTTTCGCCATGTGCCTGTACGGCGCGACGACCAAGCGCGACCTGACCTCGGTCGGCAATCTGATGTTCATGGCCTTGATCGGGCTGATCCTCGCGTCGGTGGCCAACTGGTTCTTCCAGAACCCGGCGCTCTACTGGATCACGACCTACGCCGGCATAGCCATCTTCGTAGGGCTCACCGCCTATGACGCGCAGAAGGTCAAGCAGATGAGCCAGTCGCTGGCGGAGGGCAGCGAGGCCGAAAGCAAAGCGGCGATTATCGGCGCCCTGGCTTTGTATTTGGATTTCATCAACCTGTTCCTTTTTCTGCTGCGCATCTTCGGACGCCGGCGCTAGGACAGGAACAGTTGTCGCGCACCTCCGCCGGTATTAGAATCCCGGCGACAAAAAACCCGCTCCCCAGGAGACCTCGATGAGCACCGCCCCCGTCGCTGCCCCCGCCGCTCCCGCCCCGGATTCCGGACAACCCGGCCTCTCCCAGAGCGCGCGCATCCTCAACACGTTCTTCGCGCCCTCCAAGACCTTTACCGACATCAAGCGCAGCGCCAGTTGGTGGTTGCCTTTCCTGTTGATAGCGGTCGTCTCCTGCGCTCTTGGGTTCGTCGTGTCCAAGAAGGTGGGCTTTGAGCAGGTCACCCAGAACAAGCTTCGCCTGGCGCCGAAACAGGCCGAGGCCCTGGAACGGCTCTCCGCGGACGACCGCGCGCGGCAGATGAAGATCGCTGTGATTGGTAGCATGGTCGAAGCTTACGCCAGTCCGGTGGGCCGGCTGATCTTGATCCTCATGGTCTCTTTGGTTCTCATGGCCACCTTCAATTTTGGCGCCGGGGCTGAGATTCCCTTCAAGCAGGCGCTCGCGGTGGTGGCCTATGCTGGCCTGCCGAACATCATCAAAGGAGGCCTCGCCATCACTTCCCTGCTGGTCGGAGCCGACCACGAAGGATTCTTGCTCCAGAATCCCGTGGCCACCAATCCGGCGTATTTCATGGACCCGACCAAGTCGTTGCCGCTCTACTCGCTTGCGGCTTCCCTCGACATCATCACCCTCTGGGTGCTGGTGCTCACCGGCATCGGCTTCGCCCGCGTCAGCAAACTGAAGACCGCCACCACTGTGGGCGTGGTCTTCGGCTGGTACTTCGTGCTGGTTCTCATTGGCACCGGGATAGCGGCCCTCTTCGCGTAGAAGCGGTCCGCCCGCCCCAGCCGCCGTTTACCCTTGAAAAACCGCCGCTCAGGCGGCTGCGCTTCCGTCCGCCTCCCGCCCCTATGGTCTAATAAGACGTTTGTATTCCTATGCCTAGCAGAGCTTTACGCTTCCGACGGCTGCTCCTGGCCCAGCATCGCCGCCTCCGCGAGTGGGCGATGATCTTCCATGGCCTGCTGTCGCGCGACCATCCCGTCCTGGCGCACATCATCCCCATCCGGCGCTGCAACCTCTCCTGCGCCTACTGCAACGAGTACGACGACCACTCCAAGCCGGTGCCGCTGGAGACCGTCTACCGCCGGCTCGACAAGCTGGCGGAGTTGCGCACCAGCATCATCTGCGTCTCGGGCGGCGAGCCCCTGCTGCACCCGGAGCTCGACCAGATCCTGGCGCGCATCCGCAAGCTGGGCTCCATCTGCGGCCTGATCACCAACGGCTACCTGCTGACCCAGGAGCGCATCGAGGGCCTGAACCGCGCCGGGCTGCAGCATCTGCAGATCTCCATCGACAATGTGATGCCCGACGAGGTCTCCAAGAAGAGCCTGAAGGTGCTGGACAAGAAGCTGGAGCTTTTGGCCGAGTATGCCGAGTTCCACGTGAACATCAACTCGGTGGTGGGCGGCGGCATCCACAACCCGCAGGACGCGCTGGTGGTGGCGAACCGCGCCCTGGAGCTGGGCCTGACCTCGACCGTGGGCATCATCCACGACCACGACGGGCAGCTGGAGCCGCTGGGCGAGGTGGAGCGCGAGATCTTCGTAAAGATCCGCAAGATGGGCAAGGCCAGCTACGCCCGCGTCAATCACTTCCAGGAGAACCTGGCCCTGGGCCAGACCAACCAGTGGCGTTGCCGCGCCGGCGCGCGCTACCTCTACATCTGCGAGGACGGCCTGGTGCACTACTGCTCGCAGCAGCGCGGCTACCCGGCGAAGCCGCTGGAGGAGTACTCGCTGGCTGACATCCGCCGCGAATATTTGACGGAAAAATATTGCGCGCCGCAATGCACCGTGGCCTGCGTCCACCAGGTGTCGTACCTGGACTTCTTCCGCGCCCCGCAGCACAAGGCCCCGCCGGTCGGCGCCGGCGCCGCTCCCCTGGTGCAAATCAAGTAGGGACCGTGTGGCACAGCCGTCCCCGGCTGTGCGCCGCCCGTCAGGGGTGCTTCGCTTCGCCTTTCGCCGCCGCCTCTATCTCGGCCAGCATCTTGTCCAGCGCGGGCCGGTCCAAAAACTTCCCCTTGACGACCGCTGCCCACACTTTTCGCGTGTCGCGGAGGTCATGGAGCGGATAGGCGTCCAGCAGGATCAGGTCGGCGCCCTGGCCGACCTCCGCGGTCCTCAGCCCTGCCAGAGTGCCCGCCTGCATATCCCACTGGCCCGCGAGCAGGTACTTCCCGGTGGCGTTGACCACCTGCACGTTGCGGTCGATCTGGATGATCGCCTGTTTGGCGATGGCGGTGATGCGCTGGTCGCGAATGACCACAGTCACCCCCGGTTGGTTGGTGCCGCCGCGCACGTCTATGACTGTGACGTTGGTGAAGATCAGGTACTTGGGCTTGGGTTTCTGTTTGACCTGCGCCGGGGACACAGTCGCCAGCAGCGCCAGCAGCAGCGCAACCGGAACGCCGTGCCCGCGCCTCATGCTCGCGCCTCCGCGGGAAAGCGTTTGAGGAACTGGCTCCTCTTCTCCGCAGGAAGGAAGGAGGCTTCGAACGAGTTGCGCGCCAGGCGCTCGAGCTCCGCTTGGGTGAAGCCGAAGGCTTCCTGCGCCAGCTGATACTCGCGCGCGAGCGACGTCCCGAACATGGCCGGGTCGTCGGAGGCGAGCACGACCTTGAGGCCTCGGTCGAAATATCGCCGCAGCGGATGCTGCTCCAGCGACTTGCAGCAGCCGGTTCGCAGGTTGCTGGTGACGCACACCTCGACGGGAATCTGCTCCTCCACCAGCCGCGCCATTAATTCCTGATCGTGCCAGGCGGTGAGCCCGTGGCCGATGCGCTCGGCGCCCAGCGCGTCGAGCGCGCCCAGGATTGAAGCCGGCCCGGCGCTCTCCCCCGCGTGCGCCGTGCGCCGCAGGCCATGCCCGGCGGCGTAGGCATAGACCTGGCGGAACATCTCCGGCGCAGCGGCGGCCTCGTCGCCGCCAATTCCAAAACCGATGACCGAGGCGCAGCCGCGCTGGCGCGCCGCCACCGCCTGCTCGGCTACCCTCTGCGCCGCCTCCGGCCCGAACTGGCGCACCGCATCGAACAGCCACAGCAGAGACACGCCGAACTCGCGCTCACCGCGCTTCCGCCCGCGTTCCATGCCCTCGAACAGCGCCGCAAAATCCTGCCCGCGCCACAGGCACACGCCGACCGAGACGTACACCTCGGCGTGCAGCGCGTTCTCCGCGCGCAGCCGCTCCATCAAGCGATAGGTGATGAGCTCGTAGTCGTCCGCCGTCTGCAGGCGCTCGGTGACCGCCTTGAAAGCCATGAGGAAGCCGCGCAAGTCGGAGTATCGGTAGAGCTGCTCGACCTGCGCCCGGTCGAGCGGCTTGGCGTCATGGCGGCGGCTCAGCTCCACCAGCGTATCCGGCTCGACCGCGCCCTCCAGATGC is a window from the Terriglobales bacterium genome containing:
- a CDS encoding Bax inhibitor-1/YccA family protein, with translation MEMETRAFVTRVYGWMSAGLALTGAIAYAVAGSEEMVRAIVLNRAIFWGLIILELALVWILSAAIQKMPVALASGMFLAYAALNGLTLSVIFLVYTSSSIALTFFVTGGTFFAMCLYGATTKRDLTSVGNLMFMALIGLILASVANWFFQNPALYWITTYAGIAIFVGLTAYDAQKVKQMSQSLAEGSEAESKAAIIGALALYLDFINLFLFLLRIFGRRR
- a CDS encoding YIP1 family protein, producing the protein MSTAPVAAPAAPAPDSGQPGLSQSARILNTFFAPSKTFTDIKRSASWWLPFLLIAVVSCALGFVVSKKVGFEQVTQNKLRLAPKQAEALERLSADDRARQMKIAVIGSMVEAYASPVGRLILILMVSLVLMATFNFGAGAEIPFKQALAVVAYAGLPNIIKGGLAITSLLVGADHEGFLLQNPVATNPAYFMDPTKSLPLYSLAASLDIITLWVLVLTGIGFARVSKLKTATTVGVVFGWYFVLVLIGTGIAALFA
- a CDS encoding radical SAM protein: MIFHGLLSRDHPVLAHIIPIRRCNLSCAYCNEYDDHSKPVPLETVYRRLDKLAELRTSIICVSGGEPLLHPELDQILARIRKLGSICGLITNGYLLTQERIEGLNRAGLQHLQISIDNVMPDEVSKKSLKVLDKKLELLAEYAEFHVNINSVVGGGIHNPQDALVVANRALELGLTSTVGIIHDHDGQLEPLGEVEREIFVKIRKMGKASYARVNHFQENLALGQTNQWRCRAGARYLYICEDGLVHYCSQQRGYPAKPLEEYSLADIRREYLTEKYCAPQCTVACVHQVSYLDFFRAPQHKAPPVGAGAAPLVQIK
- the add gene encoding adenosine deaminase → MAGQTQRPSTDLDVGRLTPSAFILALPKAELHLHLEGAVEPDTLVELSRRHDAKPLDRAQVEQLYRYSDLRGFLMAFKAVTERLQTADDYELITYRLMERLRAENALHAEVYVSVGVCLWRGQDFAALFEGMERGRKRGEREFGVSLLWLFDAVRQFGPEAAQRVAEQAVAARQRGCASVIGFGIGGDEAAAAPEMFRQVYAYAAGHGLRRTAHAGESAGPASILGALDALGAERIGHGLTAWHDQELMARLVEEQIPVEVCVTSNLRTGCCKSLEQHPLRRYFDRGLKVVLASDDPAMFGTSLAREYQLAQEAFGFTQAELERLARNSFEASFLPAEKRSQFLKRFPAEARA